In the Marinomonas algicola genome, one interval contains:
- the rsmA gene encoding 16S rRNA (adenine(1518)-N(6)/adenine(1519)-N(6))-dimethyltransferase RsmA, whose amino-acid sequence MSKPQAHKARKRFGQNFLHDYGVIRRIVACIAPKEGQRLVEIGPGKGALTEGIISVTKEMDVVELDRDLIPILKVNLFRFPDLRVHEADAMKFDFSSLAADGPIRVVGNLPYNISTPLIFHLLSQANVIEDMHFMLQKEVVDRLAARPGDSLYGRLSVMTQYYCQVEALFIVGPESFDPPPKVDSAIVRMTPYKDLPHFANNIELLETTVRTGFQQRRKTLRNNFKGVLDDQDFDTLNIDPTLRPERLDVGDYVRICNHLEQKGL is encoded by the coding sequence ATGAGCAAACCACAAGCACATAAAGCAAGAAAACGATTCGGACAAAACTTCCTACATGATTATGGCGTCATTCGCAGGATTGTTGCCTGTATCGCGCCAAAAGAAGGCCAAAGACTGGTCGAAATTGGGCCTGGTAAAGGCGCGTTAACAGAAGGCATTATCAGTGTTACCAAAGAAATGGACGTGGTGGAATTAGACCGCGACTTAATACCGATATTGAAAGTGAATCTGTTTCGTTTTCCTGACCTTAGAGTACATGAAGCGGATGCCATGAAGTTTGATTTTTCTTCATTGGCGGCGGACGGCCCTATTCGTGTTGTAGGCAATCTGCCTTATAACATTTCGACTCCCCTTATTTTCCACTTATTAAGCCAAGCTAATGTCATTGAAGACATGCATTTTATGCTGCAAAAAGAGGTCGTGGACCGCTTAGCCGCCAGACCAGGTGATAGTTTATATGGCCGCCTAAGTGTTATGACGCAATATTATTGCCAAGTTGAAGCGCTTTTTATTGTCGGCCCAGAATCGTTTGACCCACCGCCAAAAGTGGACTCTGCGATCGTGAGAATGACGCCATATAAAGATTTACCTCACTTTGCCAATAACATCGAACTCCTTGAAACCACAGTAAGAACCGGTTTTCAACAACGTAGAAAAACGCTGAGAAACAATTTCAAGGGCGTCTTAGACGATCAAGATTTTGACACTCTGAACATTGATCCTACACTTAGGCCAGAACGATTGGACGTTGGTGATTATGTTCGTATTTGCAACCATTTAGAACAAAAAGGACTGTAG
- the tsaD gene encoding tRNA (adenosine(37)-N6)-threonylcarbamoyltransferase complex transferase subunit TsaD, whose amino-acid sequence MIVLGLETSCDETGIAIYDTDKGLLSHKIYSQIEKHAEYGGVVPELASRDHIRKTLPLIDEVLLEAGITKKELEGIAFTSGPGLAGALMAGATIGRSLAYALNIPSLGVHHMEGHLLAPMLEERQPKMPFVALLVSGGHTQLVRVDGIGQYKLLGQSLDDAAGEAFDKAAKMIGMPYPGGPHIAALAKLGRADSGLKFPRPMTDRPGLDFSFSGLKTAFLTAVHAAQDKEACDEQFKADAALAFEQAVVDTLVIKCRRALEQESLTQLVIAGGVSANVRLRDKLESQLAKMNSGVFYARPEFCTDNGAMIAYAGAQRLQAGQSSPLSLTIRARWPLSDLPAI is encoded by the coding sequence ATGATAGTGCTAGGTTTAGAAACCTCTTGTGATGAAACAGGGATTGCTATTTACGATACAGATAAAGGACTGCTATCCCATAAAATCTATTCTCAAATTGAGAAACACGCTGAATACGGTGGTGTGGTTCCTGAACTGGCTTCACGCGATCATATAAGAAAAACCTTACCGTTAATTGATGAGGTTTTACTTGAGGCGGGTATCACAAAGAAAGAACTAGAAGGCATTGCCTTTACCAGTGGTCCTGGTTTGGCAGGGGCATTAATGGCTGGCGCTACCATCGGTCGTTCATTAGCGTATGCTTTGAATATTCCTTCGTTAGGTGTGCATCATATGGAGGGTCACTTGTTGGCTCCTATGTTAGAAGAGCGCCAGCCTAAAATGCCATTCGTGGCTTTACTCGTCTCTGGGGGACACACACAACTTGTTCGAGTAGATGGAATAGGCCAATATAAACTATTGGGGCAGTCCCTTGATGATGCGGCCGGTGAAGCGTTCGATAAAGCCGCCAAAATGATTGGTATGCCTTATCCTGGTGGGCCACATATAGCGGCCCTGGCTAAGTTGGGGAGAGCCGATTCTGGCTTAAAATTTCCGCGTCCTATGACAGACAGACCGGGTTTAGATTTCAGTTTTAGTGGATTAAAAACGGCTTTTTTGACGGCGGTGCATGCGGCGCAAGATAAAGAGGCTTGTGACGAGCAATTTAAAGCCGACGCAGCACTTGCCTTTGAGCAAGCTGTTGTGGATACCTTAGTTATTAAGTGTCGTCGAGCACTTGAGCAAGAATCGCTTACACAACTGGTTATTGCTGGAGGCGTGAGTGCCAATGTACGACTACGTGATAAGCTCGAATCTCAGTTAGCAAAAATGAATTCGGGTGTTTTTTACGCTCGACCTGAGTTTTGTACTGATAACGGCGCCATGATTGCGTACGCTGGCGCTCAGCGTTTACAGGCCGGTCAATCGTCTCCTTTAAGCTTAACCATACGAGCTCGCTGGCCTCTATCTGATTTACCCGCTATCTAG
- the glpE gene encoding thiosulfate sulfurtransferase GlpE codes for MTYKCIDINDALPLIENNALIVDIRDNISFQSGHMNNAFNLNNDNIGAYIAESDKSLPLIVCCYHGNSSKNAAAFLADQGFKEVYSLNGGFGQWSAVFPDQCSQD; via the coding sequence ATGACTTATAAGTGCATCGATATTAACGACGCCCTCCCCCTTATTGAAAACAACGCTTTAATTGTTGATATTCGAGATAATATCAGCTTCCAATCAGGCCACATGAACAATGCATTCAATCTGAATAATGATAACATTGGTGCTTACATCGCCGAGTCCGATAAATCATTGCCTCTTATTGTATGCTGCTATCATGGCAACAGCAGTAAAAATGCGGCGGCCTTCTTGGCTGACCAGGGCTTCAAAGAAGTGTACTCTTTAAACGGTGGCTTTGGTCAATGGAGTGCCGTATTCCCAGATCAGTGCTCACAAGATTAA
- the rpsU gene encoding 30S ribosomal protein S21 translates to MPAVKVKDNEPFDIALRRFKRSCEKAGVLAEVRRRECYEKPTTLRKRAAAAAVKRHAKKVSREQRKFQRLY, encoded by the coding sequence ATGCCAGCTGTTAAAGTTAAAGATAACGAACCGTTCGACATCGCTCTACGTCGTTTCAAACGCTCTTGTGAAAAAGCAGGTGTTCTTGCTGAAGTTCGTCGTCGTGAATGCTACGAAAAACCAACTACTCTTCGCAAACGCGCTGCTGCGGCGGCCGTTAAACGTCACGCGAAGAAAGTTTCTCGTGAGCAACGTAAATTCCAACGTTTGTACTAG
- a CDS encoding GatB/YqeY domain-containing protein — translation MSALKQNVSDQLKVAMRAKEKARVALIRTIMSEFKKIEVDERVEVDDARALVVLDKMVKQRKDSVQQFTDGGRDDLAAIEQAEMEIIREFLPQPLTDDEVESIVKAAVDETGSTSMQQMGAVMAIVKPQVQGRADVAQVSKLVKKLLG, via the coding sequence ATGTCTGCATTAAAGCAAAACGTATCCGATCAATTAAAAGTGGCGATGCGTGCCAAAGAAAAAGCTCGTGTCGCCCTGATTCGCACCATTATGTCTGAATTTAAAAAAATAGAAGTGGACGAGCGAGTAGAAGTCGACGATGCTCGTGCTTTAGTCGTTCTAGACAAAATGGTAAAACAACGTAAAGATTCTGTGCAGCAGTTTACTGATGGTGGACGTGACGACCTTGCCGCAATAGAACAAGCTGAGATGGAGATTATTCGTGAATTTTTACCTCAACCTCTTACCGATGATGAAGTTGAAAGCATAGTGAAAGCGGCCGTTGATGAAACAGGCTCCACTAGCATGCAACAAATGGGCGCCGTTATGGCCATTGTAAAACCTCAAGTACAAGGCCGAGCCGATGTCGCTCAAGTCAGCAAATTGGTTAAAAAACTATTAGGTTAA
- the pdxA gene encoding 4-hydroxythreonine-4-phosphate dehydrogenase PdxA, whose protein sequence is MTLPIIAITSGEPAGIGPDIILSGLQKTFMGRLIVLADPDLLEARAKQLGLNANIQVVEDVTTLPKHSGGHIYVQRIPLKKTVTPGVLDVTNAPYVLETLKVAGEGCINGKFDAIVTPPVHKGILCETGVHFSGHTEFFQQLTQSDQVVMMLATPSLRVALATTHLPLRDVADAITQDSLTQVIHALHTELVEKFALANPKILVCGLNPHAGEEGHLGHEEIEIITPTLERLRKEGMDLVGPLPADTLFTPKHLESCDCVLAMYHDQGLPVLKYQGFGNAVNITLGLPIIRTSVDHGTALDLAGSGNANHGSLEVAINYAIDMANNSKKVS, encoded by the coding sequence ATGACATTACCGATTATTGCGATTACTTCTGGCGAACCTGCTGGTATCGGCCCTGATATTATCCTCAGTGGCTTACAAAAAACCTTCATGGGAAGGCTCATCGTCTTGGCGGACCCAGATTTGTTGGAGGCCAGAGCAAAGCAGCTTGGTCTCAATGCGAACATACAGGTAGTTGAAGATGTAACGACTTTACCTAAGCATTCCGGTGGCCATATATATGTACAACGCATACCACTGAAAAAGACTGTTACCCCAGGGGTACTGGATGTTACTAATGCCCCTTATGTACTAGAAACACTCAAAGTCGCGGGAGAAGGCTGCATTAATGGAAAGTTCGACGCTATCGTCACGCCTCCAGTTCACAAGGGTATTCTCTGTGAAACGGGAGTGCATTTCAGTGGTCATACCGAGTTTTTTCAACAATTAACCCAATCTGATCAAGTGGTCATGATGCTCGCAACACCGTCATTGCGGGTCGCACTGGCAACGACACATTTACCGTTAAGAGACGTTGCCGATGCCATTACACAAGACAGTTTAACGCAAGTAATTCATGCACTGCATACAGAACTGGTTGAGAAATTTGCATTAGCTAACCCAAAAATCTTAGTCTGTGGTCTGAATCCTCATGCAGGTGAAGAGGGGCATTTAGGACATGAAGAAATTGAAATCATTACACCGACATTAGAACGCCTCCGTAAAGAAGGCATGGATTTAGTTGGCCCATTACCCGCTGACACCTTGTTTACGCCAAAGCATTTAGAGAGTTGCGACTGCGTTCTTGCAATGTATCACGACCAAGGATTACCTGTGTTAAAATACCAAGGGTTTGGTAATGCCGTAAACATTACATTGGGGTTACCCATTATACGAACCTCCGTTGATCATGGAACAGCACTCGATCTTGCTGGCAGCGGAAACGCAAATCATGGCAGCTTAGAAGTTGCTATTAATTACGCCATTGATATGGCCAATAACTCAAAAAAAGTTTCCTAA
- a CDS encoding LPS-assembly protein LptD, translated as MGYLPQNISIPCISRFIPACALIFQGLFIIPHVNGAEWDWLPTEALTQEQRSTVKQYCRGQYIDAWQSSHNGNTNLSADLIYKTPDGTLYLEGAAELIQPQQSLKAENILGKKGVYYQAEGDVELRSKGQLIRSQKTFLADPETNLETRFEKARFLRHSSGSHGQAERLIKDSEGVIFIEEGFYTTCEPNSGSWKLFGSSIVLNPNTGFGTAKHVQIKVSDFPIFYIPWLRFPLDNERHTGFLFPDFSYSNSKGIGFSAPFYWNIAPNYDATITPHFIENEGEGLDIELRHLSRNGLTQYEESDFFHQKDGRQTARKLTSTQTINDQFTAGIILEQVNADNDFPSQTSINLSDKDNYQRQAYVNFNEGNLTATAAIKTYQTPLDSIDQPFEWRPRFDTSYRYSNTLLDYKPTAQYTDFYDPDENQTDGQRFALNQSIALNFQNQWGSLSPGMLQQFRAYDLNRYDGRSNSSEGINHISHYVDANMAFDRRFIVDNKNWTQTLEPKISYLNAPFKNQDNLPNFDTSEPVLLYDNAFSHKRFSGNDRVGDTEQVTLGLESYVFDSNNQERWGFKLGQILYLADREIDVDGSSTSDINKNNTSSLLSAISYKEANSLSITANVNYDPNINLLDLGQLSMQLRSDSGVVVKSSYLKTVDKKTRDTDLEQLDFQTIVPLDDNWHFLYQHTYDWVEHEDTKKVAGFGFENCCLKLSFSYQLTRDDDNQFDEGIYLQFILRSLSGVGSASSTDNIASEYWNDGKTGY; from the coding sequence ATGGGCTATCTACCGCAAAATATTAGTATACCGTGCATCAGTCGATTTATTCCCGCTTGTGCGTTAATTTTTCAAGGTCTTTTCATTATCCCTCATGTTAATGGTGCTGAATGGGACTGGTTGCCAACAGAGGCATTAACTCAAGAACAAAGATCCACCGTCAAGCAATATTGCCGAGGCCAATATATTGATGCTTGGCAAAGCAGTCACAACGGCAATACAAACTTAAGTGCAGATCTAATCTATAAGACACCGGATGGCACTTTATATTTAGAGGGTGCGGCCGAACTTATCCAGCCTCAACAGTCATTAAAAGCAGAAAACATCCTAGGTAAAAAAGGCGTATATTACCAAGCCGAAGGTGACGTAGAGCTACGCTCAAAAGGCCAACTGATTCGCAGCCAGAAAACCTTTTTGGCGGACCCTGAAACCAATTTAGAGACACGCTTTGAGAAAGCCCGTTTTTTACGTCATAGCTCTGGTTCGCACGGGCAAGCTGAGCGCTTAATTAAAGACTCTGAGGGCGTTATTTTCATTGAAGAAGGTTTCTACACGACCTGCGAGCCAAATAGTGGCAGCTGGAAACTGTTCGGATCGTCTATCGTACTGAACCCCAATACGGGGTTTGGTACAGCAAAGCATGTGCAAATTAAGGTAAGTGACTTCCCTATTTTCTATATACCTTGGTTACGCTTTCCTCTAGACAATGAGCGGCATACTGGTTTTTTATTTCCAGACTTCAGTTACTCAAACAGTAAAGGCATTGGATTTTCTGCGCCCTTCTATTGGAATATTGCACCTAACTACGATGCGACAATCACGCCCCACTTTATTGAAAATGAAGGTGAAGGCCTCGATATTGAGCTTCGACACTTATCGAGAAACGGCTTAACACAATACGAAGAAAGTGACTTTTTTCATCAAAAAGACGGCCGTCAAACGGCCCGAAAATTGACTTCAACACAAACAATCAATGATCAATTTACGGCGGGTATTATTCTAGAACAAGTCAATGCCGACAACGACTTTCCATCTCAAACCAGCATTAATTTATCGGATAAAGATAATTATCAAAGACAAGCATACGTTAACTTCAATGAAGGAAACCTCACAGCAACTGCGGCTATAAAAACCTATCAAACACCACTTGATAGCATTGATCAACCCTTTGAATGGCGTCCTAGGTTCGATACCTCCTATCGCTATTCAAATACCCTGTTAGACTATAAACCAACGGCGCAATACACGGATTTTTACGACCCAGATGAAAACCAAACTGACGGCCAACGGTTTGCGTTAAATCAATCGATCGCTCTTAACTTTCAGAATCAGTGGGGCTCCTTGTCACCAGGAATGTTACAACAGTTTCGTGCTTACGATTTGAATCGCTATGACGGTCGTTCAAATAGCTCGGAAGGAATCAATCACATTTCACATTATGTGGATGCAAACATGGCCTTTGATCGGCGCTTTATTGTCGATAACAAAAACTGGACTCAAACTCTTGAACCTAAAATAAGTTATTTAAACGCACCCTTTAAAAACCAGGATAATCTGCCTAATTTTGATACCAGTGAGCCTGTTTTACTCTATGACAATGCCTTTTCTCATAAGCGTTTTAGTGGTAATGATAGAGTGGGAGATACAGAACAAGTTACACTAGGGCTTGAAAGCTATGTTTTTGACTCAAATAATCAGGAACGATGGGGATTTAAATTAGGCCAGATTTTATATTTAGCAGACAGAGAAATTGATGTCGATGGCTCATCAACCAGTGATATCAACAAAAATAACACCAGTTCCCTTTTAAGTGCAATTTCTTATAAAGAGGCTAACAGCTTAAGTATCACAGCGAATGTAAACTATGACCCAAACATTAACTTATTGGATCTTGGGCAGCTTTCTATGCAATTGAGATCGGACAGTGGGGTTGTTGTAAAAAGCAGTTATTTAAAAACAGTCGATAAAAAGACCCGTGATACCGATTTAGAACAACTGGATTTCCAGACTATTGTTCCTTTAGATGATAATTGGCATTTTCTTTATCAACACACTTATGACTGGGTGGAACATGAAGACACTAAGAAAGTAGCGGGCTTTGGCTTTGAAAACTGCTGTTTAAAGCTTTCATTTAGCTACCAGCTCACTAGAGATGACGATAATCAATTTGATGAAGGCATCTATTTACAATTTATTTTACGCAGTTTAAGTGGCGTTGGCAGTGCTAGTAGCACTGATAATATCGCCTCTGAGTACTGGAACGATGGAAAAACCGGATATTAA
- the apaG gene encoding Co2+/Mg2+ efflux protein ApaG encodes MTHKVTVDVVSNYIEEQSLPEDLRFVFAYHITIKNQGQQAAKLLSRHWIITDGNEQVQEVKGPGVVGETPLLQPGESFQYSSGAILNTMVGTMQGRYQMISDDGTEFLAEIPPFTLAVPNQVH; translated from the coding sequence ATGACCCACAAGGTTACTGTCGATGTCGTTTCGAACTACATAGAAGAGCAGTCTTTACCTGAAGATTTACGTTTTGTATTTGCTTATCACATCACTATAAAAAACCAAGGTCAGCAAGCCGCGAAGCTGCTCTCAAGACATTGGATTATTACCGATGGTAATGAACAAGTACAAGAAGTAAAAGGCCCGGGGGTTGTTGGAGAAACGCCTTTATTACAACCAGGTGAGAGCTTCCAATACAGCAGCGGCGCTATTTTGAATACTATGGTAGGCACAATGCAGGGCCGCTACCAAATGATCTCTGATGACGGCACAGAGTTTTTAGCGGAAATACCTCCATTTACTCTTGCGGTACCGAATCAAGTACATTAA
- a CDS encoding peptidylprolyl isomerase: MKKILPILGTLLFLTPFQTSFAAPQKIDGIAAIVNSEAILESDIETRFRIIRERVPNGIYNADIRRQILTSMIDEYVQSNYANRAGIRVSPADVDRAILSVASKMRTDLVGFKQALQQQGIEYNRYRTQIENEILMTNIKRQVIKERITITDLEIDDFLNSPESLAQSKDEVHLRHLLVRSKDTVKAEEKIKEIASVIQTEEDFIRLAISQSDGSAAVQGGDLGWRPTNELPSLFVRALSTGYGPFYGPIQSNAGFHLLWVVDKRVSDVELQKQTKARHILIKPNAIRSVSQAQEFAENLYRRLEKGEDFATLAKEYSEDEGSALKGGDLDWVAPGAMVPPFEQTMNQTFVGRFSRPFRTNFGWHIVQVDGRRSADVSDKVKKENAERALIAQKQDLVLSNWLDELKSQAFIDIK; the protein is encoded by the coding sequence ATGAAAAAAATACTCCCTATTTTAGGCACTTTACTCTTTTTAACGCCTTTTCAAACAAGTTTTGCGGCACCTCAAAAAATTGATGGTATTGCCGCCATCGTTAACTCTGAAGCGATCTTAGAAAGTGATATCGAAACTCGCTTTCGCATTATTAGAGAAAGAGTACCAAACGGTATTTATAATGCCGACATTCGCCGACAAATACTCACGTCAATGATTGATGAGTATGTGCAATCTAATTATGCCAACAGAGCCGGGATTCGCGTTAGCCCAGCCGATGTTGACCGTGCCATACTTAGCGTGGCCAGTAAAATGAGAACGGATTTAGTCGGTTTTAAACAAGCTTTGCAACAACAAGGCATAGAATACAACCGTTATCGTACTCAAATTGAAAACGAAATATTAATGACTAATATCAAAAGACAAGTCATCAAAGAACGCATTACCATTACAGACCTTGAAATTGATGACTTCCTTAACTCCCCAGAAAGTTTGGCGCAGTCAAAAGACGAAGTGCATCTGAGACATTTATTGGTGCGTTCAAAAGACACCGTTAAGGCGGAAGAAAAAATCAAAGAGATTGCGTCTGTCATTCAAACTGAAGAGGATTTTATCCGTTTGGCCATTAGTCAATCAGATGGCTCGGCGGCCGTTCAAGGTGGCGATTTAGGATGGCGACCTACCAATGAACTGCCGTCATTATTTGTCAGAGCCCTTTCTACTGGATACGGTCCCTTTTATGGCCCAATTCAAAGTAATGCGGGATTTCATTTATTATGGGTAGTCGATAAAAGAGTCTCTGATGTTGAATTGCAAAAACAAACGAAAGCAAGGCACATTCTGATTAAGCCCAACGCCATTCGCAGTGTCAGCCAGGCCCAAGAGTTTGCAGAGAACTTATATAGACGCCTAGAAAAAGGTGAAGATTTTGCGACCCTAGCAAAAGAATACAGTGAAGATGAAGGCTCCGCGCTAAAAGGTGGTGACCTAGACTGGGTCGCTCCTGGAGCAATGGTACCGCCATTCGAACAAACCATGAATCAAACGTTTGTTGGTCGGTTCAGCCGTCCTTTTCGCACTAACTTCGGCTGGCATATCGTTCAAGTTGACGGTCGCCGTAGTGCTGATGTAAGTGATAAAGTCAAAAAAGAGAATGCGGAACGTGCTCTTATCGCTCAAAAACAAGACCTAGTATTAAGTAATTGGCTTGATGAATTAAAAAGTCAGGCATTTATCGACATAAAATAA
- a CDS encoding symmetrical bis(5'-nucleosyl)-tetraphosphatase, which produces MATYAIGDLQGCLTPLLTLLDTIQFQPEHDELWFAGDLINRGSESLETLRFIHSLGDKAKVILGNHDLHLLALSRGFGRLKKSDTLKEILNAPDRDQLLSWLQAQPLCYYDKSFHAIMSHAGIPPCWNLEETLQYAQEVEAVLQSDQADEFFAIMYGNKPEKWDESLTGMTRLRAIVNYLTRMRFCKPSGKLDLKSKEGPLTALKNYAPWFTYPSKLPKECHVIFGHWAALEGKVDHPNIHALDTGCVWGGSLTAIRLDDWQLFSTPCSIKGPSNDL; this is translated from the coding sequence ATGGCGACCTACGCAATTGGCGATTTACAAGGGTGTTTGACTCCTTTACTGACATTGTTAGACACGATTCAGTTCCAACCAGAGCATGATGAGCTATGGTTCGCTGGCGATCTAATTAATCGTGGCTCGGAATCGCTAGAAACCTTACGCTTTATCCATTCTCTGGGTGATAAAGCAAAAGTTATTCTGGGTAACCATGACTTACACCTTTTAGCCTTGTCCCGCGGCTTTGGACGACTTAAAAAAAGTGACACATTAAAAGAGATTCTAAATGCACCAGACAGGGATCAACTTCTTAGTTGGTTGCAAGCTCAACCACTTTGCTATTACGATAAATCGTTTCATGCCATTATGTCTCACGCAGGCATTCCACCCTGTTGGAACTTAGAGGAAACCCTGCAATACGCTCAAGAGGTTGAAGCCGTCCTACAAAGTGATCAGGCCGATGAATTCTTTGCTATTATGTATGGCAACAAGCCAGAGAAATGGGACGAGTCATTAACCGGAATGACGCGTTTAAGAGCCATTGTTAATTACCTTACGCGTATGCGTTTCTGTAAGCCATCAGGAAAGCTCGACTTGAAGTCGAAAGAAGGTCCATTAACCGCCTTAAAAAACTATGCACCTTGGTTTACCTATCCTTCAAAGTTGCCAAAAGAGTGCCATGTTATATTTGGTCATTGGGCCGCTCTTGAAGGTAAAGTAGATCACCCCAATATACATGCTTTAGATACAGGTTGCGTTTGGGGCGGAAGCTTAACAGCGATTCGCCTTGATGATTGGCAACTTTTTAGCACGCCATGCTCAATTAAAGGACCCAGTAATGACTTATAA
- a CDS encoding tRNA nucleotidyltransferase translates to MPKRTVFLVGGAVRDELLGLNVVDKDWLVTGTTPEALLTQGYTQVGKQFPVFLHPKTKEEYALARTEKKQGQGYTGFICDFSADISLEEDLLRRDLTINAIAKDELGEIHDPFNGRQDLANKVFRHVSDAFIEDPLRVLRIARFAARFASFGFTIAPETLALMRQISQSGELLSLSAERIWKELDKSLQTAHPECFFNVLQECDALDILFPELTWPVALTAWPHFTQSTAPQKWAYLCSESAAEPLKALQKRAKVPNQFANLAQQVCEFVSQNTLPLSPQKWEAWLAQVGAVKRPQPYKLLVEVLSSITETDLQLWLQLREQVASVGSSTFIKQGFVGEALGKAIQLAKQNSLLESINPLVKH, encoded by the coding sequence ATGCCTAAAAGAACGGTGTTTTTAGTTGGCGGAGCGGTCCGTGATGAGCTTCTTGGCCTCAATGTTGTGGACAAAGACTGGCTTGTTACAGGCACTACTCCAGAAGCGTTATTAACCCAAGGTTATACTCAAGTCGGCAAGCAATTCCCCGTTTTTCTCCATCCTAAAACAAAAGAAGAGTACGCGCTTGCTCGCACAGAGAAAAAACAAGGCCAAGGTTATACGGGTTTTATTTGTGATTTTTCAGCTGATATATCATTAGAAGAGGATTTATTAAGGCGAGACCTCACCATCAATGCCATTGCTAAAGATGAGTTAGGGGAAATACACGATCCATTTAATGGCCGGCAAGATTTAGCTAACAAGGTCTTCCGCCATGTTTCGGATGCCTTTATAGAAGACCCTTTGCGAGTGCTGCGTATCGCACGATTTGCGGCGCGATTTGCCTCTTTTGGTTTTACGATAGCGCCTGAGACACTGGCTTTAATGCGGCAAATCAGTCAATCCGGCGAGTTACTAAGCTTGTCGGCTGAGCGTATCTGGAAAGAGCTAGACAAATCACTGCAAACGGCTCACCCCGAGTGTTTTTTTAACGTATTACAAGAGTGCGATGCCTTAGATATTCTTTTTCCTGAGTTGACTTGGCCTGTTGCTTTAACAGCATGGCCGCACTTCACACAGTCAACCGCACCTCAAAAATGGGCTTACTTGTGCTCTGAATCCGCTGCAGAACCCTTAAAAGCATTGCAAAAAAGAGCCAAAGTCCCTAACCAATTTGCCAATTTGGCACAGCAAGTATGTGAATTTGTCAGTCAAAACACCTTACCTTTAAGCCCACAAAAGTGGGAAGCGTGGCTCGCTCAAGTTGGCGCCGTTAAACGACCCCAGCCTTACAAACTGTTAGTGGAAGTATTATCCAGTATAACAGAAACCGATTTACAACTTTGGCTACAACTTCGAGAACAAGTAGCCTCTGTTGGTAGCAGCACTTTTATCAAGCAGGGATTTGTTGGCGAGGCGTTAGGTAAAGCGATTCAATTAGCCAAACAAAACAGTCTTTTGGAATCAATAAACCCGCTCGTTAAACATTAA
- the folB gene encoding dihydroneopterin aldolase, producing MKDTVFIEGLKVEAVIGVYDWEKEIKQILFFDLEMEHDNRVPAVNDDLSKTLDYEAISNFITAFCTNNVFELIETLAERLCAELMQVFEINAMSMALRKPGAVPTASAVGVKIYRQK from the coding sequence ATGAAAGACACAGTATTTATTGAAGGTTTAAAAGTCGAAGCCGTTATCGGGGTTTATGATTGGGAAAAAGAAATAAAACAGATTCTATTCTTTGATTTAGAGATGGAACACGACAATCGTGTACCCGCAGTGAACGACGATTTAAGTAAAACGCTGGATTATGAGGCGATCTCGAATTTTATAACGGCGTTTTGCACAAACAATGTATTTGAATTGATTGAAACCTTGGCGGAGCGCTTGTGTGCCGAGTTGATGCAAGTGTTTGAGATAAACGCCATGTCTATGGCGTTAAGAAAACCAGGGGCGGTTCCTACAGCAAGTGCAGTAGGAGTGAAAATTTACCGTCAGAAATAA